TTTGATATCTTCTTTCACGCTCTGTTTGGTGAAAGGCTTTCTTAAATATTCTTCTATAAAGCATAGGGGCTTATTAATCTCTAGCGTTTCATCATCGCTTAAAACAAAATCGCAAACTTCCATAGGAGAAAGACAATCGCTCAAATAAAATTCCAAACTCCTTTGAATCAACAAAGACTTGCAAGAAAGAAAAATTTTCAAAAAACCCCCTTTATCCCATCAATAGGCTTAAATTATTTCAAATTATAGCGATTCTTTCTTTTAAACACCAATATTAAATAAATAAATAAACTTAAAAAGTGTTTCATTTTATCGCGCTTTTAGAAAAACAAGGCTATGAATTCAAAAAAATCAACAATGAAAAGGAATTAAAAGACAATTTAAAAGAGCAGTTAGAAAAGCTTAATAATCATTGTTTCACGCCCAAAGAATGGGAAACTCTTTATTTTCAATTCATCGCTAATAAAAACGAGGACTATAAGGCTAAAACGAGAAAAATCCAAGAAGATCCGATTTTTAATCTCACGCTAGAGAACGGGAAAACCAAAAACATTAAAATCATTGATAAGAAAAATATCCATAGAAACGCCTTGCAAGTGATCCACCAATACAGTGCTAAAGGGAAGTATCAAAACCGCTATGATGTGAGTATCCTTGTGAATGGCTTGCCTTTAGTGCATGTGGAATTGAAAAAAAGAGGCGTAGCGATCAGAGAGGCGTTCAACCAGATCAAGCGCTATAAAAGGGATAGTTTTAGCGCTGAAGACGGGCTTTTTGAGTTCGTGCAGATTTTTGTTATCAGTAACGGCACGAGTAGTAAATACTATTCAAACACCACCAGAATAGCCCAAATTGAAAAAAACAATAAGGCCGATACTTTTGAATTCACGAATTATTGGGCGGACAGCAAGAATAATAATATTGAGGATTTAATGGATTTTGCCCAGTCGTTTTTTGCGAAGCGCAGCCTTTTGAATGTTTTAACGCGCTATTGCGTTTTCACAAGCGAAGAGGTTTTATTGGTGATGCGGCCTTATCAAATCGTGGCGGCCGAAAGGATTTTGGAAAAAATCAAAGCCACGCATGAGAGTAAAACTTATGGGAGCCAGAACGGAGGCTATATCTGGCACACGACAGGGAGCGGTAAAACCTTAACGAGCTTTAAAAGCGCGGCGTTGGCTAAAGAATTAGAAGGCATTTCAAAAGTCTTGTTTGTGGTGGACAGGAAGGATTTGGATTATCAAACCATGAAAGAATACGATAAATTCCAAAAAGATTGCGCTAATTCCAACACAAGCACTAAGATTTTAAAACAACAGCTTGAAGATTCTAGTGCTAAAATCATTATCACCACGATCCAAAAATTAGACAAATTCGTTAAAGCCCACCTTAAAGGGCATGCGATTTTTAATGAAGAAGTGGTGGTAATTTTTGATGAATGCCACAGGAGTCAGTTAGGCTCAATGCATCAAGCCATCACTAAAGCGT
This DNA window, taken from Helicobacter pylori, encodes the following:
- a CDS encoding dihydroneopterin aldolase — protein: MKIFLSCKSLLIQRSLEFYLSDCLSPMEVCDFVLSDDETLEINKPLCFIEEYLRKPFTKQSVKEDIKNFYRALKESEKPCEECEEIKFSKEQKIQQLLEEYTQKLCQIISQ